In Euzebya sp., the following are encoded in one genomic region:
- a CDS encoding DsbA family protein, whose product MNAETPARTSTQTAIAVEVWSDLACPWCYIGSRRLEQAVTAFAQDGATPPVDVTYRSFQLMPDLPDDYPGSTVDLLVQAKGIPADQVAQMHDHVSGIAAEVGLRYDFAAQRPANTLKAHQVLHLAAVRGVQRDATERLFAAHFTEGRHIGRDDELAALGADVGLDPEEIRQVLAEGTYAAAVRRDIDDARELGISGVPFFVLDRRYGVSGAQPVEVLTGALGRAAADHADV is encoded by the coding sequence ATGAACGCTGAGACACCGGCCCGGACCTCCACCCAGACGGCGATCGCGGTGGAGGTGTGGTCGGACCTCGCCTGCCCGTGGTGCTACATCGGCAGCCGCCGTCTGGAGCAGGCGGTGACCGCGTTCGCGCAGGACGGGGCGACCCCGCCGGTCGACGTGACCTACCGCTCCTTCCAGCTGATGCCCGACCTGCCGGACGACTACCCCGGCTCGACGGTCGACCTGCTGGTGCAGGCCAAGGGCATCCCCGCCGACCAGGTCGCCCAGATGCACGACCACGTCAGCGGCATCGCCGCCGAGGTCGGGTTGCGCTACGACTTCGCCGCCCAGCGGCCCGCCAACACGCTGAAGGCCCACCAGGTCCTCCACCTGGCCGCGGTCCGCGGCGTGCAGCGGGACGCCACCGAGCGCCTCTTCGCGGCCCACTTCACCGAAGGCCGCCACATCGGCCGCGACGACGAGCTCGCCGCGCTGGGCGCCGACGTCGGGTTGGACCCCGAGGAGATCCGCCAGGTGCTGGCCGAGGGCACCTACGCCGCTGCGGTCCGGCGCGACATCGACGACGCCCGCGAGCTGGGCATCAGCGGCGTGCCCTTCTTCGTGCTCGACCGTCGCTACGGCGTCTCGGGCGCCCAGCCGGTCGAGGTCCTCACCGGGGCGCTCGGCCGCGCGGCTGCCGACCACGCCGACGTGTGA
- a CDS encoding RNA polymerase sigma factor produces MPDRIEVDGVDEGALRALVPRVLAGLVRRGEDFNAAEDALQAALLDALRVWPTQPPRDPRAWLTTVATRRLVDARRGQTARQRREDAVLSDPRLSDPSLSDPAQGATEEGDDTLFLLFLCCHPDLSPTSQVALTLRAVGGLTTREIADAFYVPEATMAQRISRAKRTLHGRRLDRPGDLAVVLRVLYLIYTTGHGSRVDLTGEAIRLARQLTLATDEPEARGLLALMLLNHARLPARLDADGRIVTLDRQDRRLWDTRQIAEGVRVLQSALAVQTDDRPPGRYQIEAAIAALHDDATSAEETDWPQILAWYDDLVALTADPFRDDPAAVLGRAVAVGHVLGPAAGLRETDRLRETIGDRHRWHAVRGHLHQLAGDTTAAAGAYAEAAHRATDVAERDHLIRLAARARASTISNDER; encoded by the coding sequence GTGCCCGACCGCATCGAGGTCGACGGGGTGGACGAGGGTGCGCTGCGCGCCCTCGTCCCCCGGGTCCTCGCCGGGCTCGTCCGCCGCGGTGAGGACTTCAACGCCGCCGAGGACGCGCTGCAGGCCGCCCTGCTCGACGCGCTGCGGGTCTGGCCGACGCAGCCACCGCGGGACCCGAGGGCGTGGCTGACGACGGTCGCCACCCGGCGGCTCGTCGACGCCCGCCGCGGCCAGACCGCCCGGCAGCGCCGCGAGGACGCGGTGCTGTCCGACCCGAGGCTGTCCGACCCGAGCCTGTCCGACCCCGCGCAGGGCGCGACCGAGGAGGGGGACGACACCCTCTTCCTGTTGTTCCTGTGCTGCCACCCGGACCTGTCCCCCACCTCCCAGGTCGCCCTCACGCTCCGCGCGGTCGGCGGCCTCACCACCCGCGAGATCGCCGACGCCTTCTACGTCCCGGAGGCGACCATGGCGCAGCGGATCAGCCGCGCCAAGCGCACCCTCCACGGCCGCCGGCTGGACCGCCCGGGGGACCTGGCCGTCGTGCTGCGGGTCCTGTACCTGATCTACACGACCGGCCACGGCAGTCGGGTGGACCTGACCGGCGAGGCCATCCGGCTCGCCCGACAGCTCACGCTCGCCACCGACGAACCCGAGGCCCGCGGTCTCCTGGCCCTGATGCTCCTCAACCACGCTCGCCTGCCGGCGCGCCTGGACGCCGACGGACGGATCGTGACGCTCGACCGGCAGGACCGACGGTTGTGGGACACCCGTCAGATCGCGGAGGGGGTGCGGGTGCTGCAGTCCGCCCTGGCCGTCCAGACCGACGACCGTCCGCCGGGCCGCTACCAGATCGAGGCGGCCATCGCGGCGCTCCACGACGACGCCACGAGCGCGGAGGAGACCGACTGGCCCCAGATCCTCGCCTGGTACGACGACCTGGTCGCGCTCACCGCCGACCCGTTCCGCGATGATCCGGCGGCGGTGCTCGGCCGTGCCGTGGCCGTGGGCCACGTCCTGGGTCCCGCCGCCGGGCTGCGGGAGACCGACCGGCTCCGCGAGACCATCGGCGACCGGCACCGGTGGCACGCCGTGCGCGGGCACCTCCACCAGCTCGCCGGCGACACCACCGCCGCCGCGGGCGCCTACGCGGAGGCCGCCCACCGGGCCACCGACGTCGCGGAGCGCGACCACCTCATCCGCCTGGCCGCGCGCGCACGGGCTAGTACGATTTCAAACGATGAACGCTGA
- a CDS encoding YciI family protein has product MPKYLLLKHYRGGPTPHHPFPPMDEWDPADVEAHIAFQRHVAELLRDRGEFVDAQALTPTQTWVRYGGPDAAPVTTDGPHPETSDLIAGWFMIDVDSHERAMEVAAYVSSEPGPGGEPLYEWIDVREVMS; this is encoded by the coding sequence ATGCCCAAGTACCTGCTCCTCAAGCACTACCGCGGCGGCCCGACGCCGCACCACCCGTTCCCGCCGATGGACGAGTGGGACCCCGCCGACGTGGAGGCGCACATCGCCTTCCAGCGCCACGTCGCCGAGCTGCTGCGCGACCGCGGCGAGTTCGTCGACGCCCAGGCCCTCACCCCGACGCAGACCTGGGTCCGCTACGGCGGCCCGGACGCCGCCCCGGTCACGACCGACGGCCCGCACCCCGAGACGAGCGACCTGATCGCCGGGTGGTTCATGATCGACGTCGACTCCCACGAGCGCGCGATGGAGGTGGCGGCGTACGTCTCGTCCGAGCCCGGCCCGGGCGGCGAGCCGCTCTACGAGTGGATCGACGTCCGCGAGGTCATGAGCTAG
- the map gene encoding type I methionyl aminopeptidase has protein sequence MPTVVTRKTDDEIARMRRAGQLLARLHDHLATLVAPGATTRQLEDAAQAFIADHGGRPSFQGPVAEGYGGFPAALCTSVDDAVVHGLPSQRPLVEGQVLTIDGGIMLDGVHSDAARTHVVGDGSVASAAIQRLLDGTRAALWAGIAACRVGNRVGDISAAVEAVATRHGLGVIADHDGHVLGGHGIGRSLHEDPHVPNRGRPGRGLRLKPGLVLAIEPMLTLGDPDWHVAEDGWTVRTVDGAIAAHEEHTVAVTEAGPVVLTAPPGEGSAAASGT, from the coding sequence GTGCCCACCGTGGTGACCCGCAAGACCGACGACGAGATCGCGCGGATGCGTCGCGCCGGGCAGCTGCTCGCACGCCTGCACGACCACCTGGCGACGCTCGTCGCCCCGGGTGCGACGACCCGGCAGCTCGAGGACGCGGCGCAGGCGTTCATCGCCGATCACGGTGGCCGACCGTCGTTCCAGGGCCCGGTGGCGGAGGGGTACGGCGGCTTCCCCGCCGCGCTGTGCACCTCCGTCGACGACGCGGTCGTCCACGGGTTGCCGTCCCAACGGCCGCTGGTGGAGGGGCAGGTCCTGACCATCGACGGCGGCATCATGCTCGACGGGGTGCACTCCGACGCCGCGCGGACGCACGTCGTGGGGGACGGGTCGGTGGCGTCCGCGGCGATCCAGCGCCTGCTGGACGGCACCCGTGCGGCCCTGTGGGCGGGCATCGCCGCCTGCCGGGTCGGCAACCGGGTGGGTGACATCTCCGCGGCGGTGGAGGCGGTCGCCACCCGCCACGGGCTCGGGGTCATCGCCGACCACGACGGCCACGTGCTCGGCGGGCACGGGATCGGCCGCAGCCTGCACGAGGACCCGCACGTCCCGAACCGCGGCCGCCCCGGCCGTGGCCTGCGCCTCAAGCCAGGGCTCGTGCTGGCGATCGAGCCGATGCTGACGCTGGGTGACCCCGACTGGCACGTCGCGGAGGACGGCTGGACCGTCCGGACCGTCGACGGTGCGATCGCCGCCCACGAGGAGCACACCGTCGCGGTCACCGAGGCCGGACCGGTGGTGCTGACGGCTCCGCCGGGCGAGGGGTCGGCAGCCGCGTCAGGCACCTGA
- a CDS encoding HNH endonuclease signature motif containing protein, whose protein sequence is MDVVEVIDPFVEEDLGDEGAYLRCVAADELRRAVDAADEAMRQVVLALQFAMTEQPDPSGAAPEDLAGLAVGMVGQDRRFLRRVVLVLDAMPIVWRALADGRVSWSQAAGVVRAVANLPRADRAVVDRQLSGLIDRADDPDRIVEVARAVAAELDAARQADRDRRQLAANVLVVQPAFEGGGRGYFEYDPVAMETVLSAASAAADAPVGDDDPEPVDADGNVIPKAWRTPTRRGYQLAEGLRRVCASFLAGVTGGPTGTATAKPSCQVIIDGQLLAHQAHRTEVTTAGREAVAAGEVGWPTAVLLWGLAGGRTVLTRLMAEVISCDASLIPVLLDDTDTPVAIGDADAPITTPMRRAVAARDQGCRFPGCRAPQQWTDCHHVVPRARGGGTHVGNLVALCRVHHVAAHERGWQLHLARDGTLTVTHGRYRHTSRPRLRPPPPKPPPAPLIRGRAPAGRPCGLPF, encoded by the coding sequence GTGGACGTGGTGGAGGTCATCGACCCGTTCGTCGAGGAGGATCTCGGCGACGAGGGGGCGTACCTGCGCTGCGTGGCGGCTGACGAGCTGCGGCGGGCGGTCGACGCCGCGGACGAGGCGATGCGGCAGGTCGTGTTGGCGTTGCAGTTCGCGATGACCGAGCAGCCCGACCCGTCGGGTGCGGCGCCTGAGGACCTGGCCGGCCTCGCGGTCGGGATGGTCGGGCAGGACCGGCGGTTCCTCCGCCGGGTGGTGCTGGTGTTGGACGCGATGCCGATCGTCTGGCGGGCCTTGGCCGACGGGCGGGTGTCGTGGTCCCAGGCGGCCGGGGTCGTGCGGGCGGTCGCCAACCTGCCGCGGGCTGACCGGGCGGTGGTGGACCGCCAGCTGTCGGGACTGATCGACCGGGCCGATGATCCTGACCGGATCGTGGAGGTGGCCCGGGCGGTCGCTGCCGAGCTGGACGCCGCCCGTCAGGCCGACCGGGACCGGCGGCAGCTGGCGGCGAACGTGCTGGTGGTCCAGCCGGCGTTCGAGGGGGGTGGTCGGGGCTACTTCGAGTACGACCCGGTGGCGATGGAGACGGTGCTGTCCGCGGCGTCCGCTGCGGCGGATGCACCGGTCGGCGATGACGATCCCGAGCCGGTCGACGCGGACGGGAACGTGATCCCGAAGGCGTGGCGGACGCCGACGCGGCGGGGCTACCAGTTGGCGGAGGGGTTGCGGCGGGTGTGCGCGTCGTTCTTGGCCGGAGTGACCGGCGGCCCGACCGGGACCGCGACCGCGAAGCCGTCGTGCCAGGTCATCATCGATGGTCAGCTCCTGGCTCACCAGGCGCACCGGACTGAGGTGACGACCGCGGGGCGAGAGGCCGTGGCGGCCGGTGAGGTGGGGTGGCCGACCGCGGTGCTGTTGTGGGGCCTGGCGGGTGGCCGGACGGTGCTCACGAGGCTGATGGCCGAGGTGATCTCCTGCGACGCCAGCCTCATCCCCGTGCTGCTCGACGACACCGACACGCCGGTCGCGATCGGCGACGCCGACGCCCCCATCACCACCCCGATGCGCCGTGCCGTGGCCGCCAGGGACCAGGGCTGCCGGTTCCCCGGCTGCCGCGCACCCCAGCAGTGGACTGACTGCCACCACGTCGTCCCCCGGGCGCGCGGTGGGGGCACCCACGTCGGCAACCTGGTCGCCTTGTGCAGGGTCCACCACGTGGCCGCGCACGAGCGCGGCTGGCAGCTGCACCTCGCCCGCGACGGGACCCTGACCGTGACCCATGGCCGCTACCGGCACACCAGCCGGCCGCGGCTCCGACCACCCCCGCCCAAGCCCCCGCCCGCACCCCTGATCCGCGGTCGAGCACCCGCCGGCCGACCATGCGGCCTGCCCTTTTAG
- a CDS encoding sensor histidine kinase, which produces MSAVEQREPLDEPATPPWAIPEPPPASAFPDPPRPAPVGPSAWAENLRLPDRARALRRDVASLLQRLLPGLVAYPLLALGLAAVIPSGVALGFATVFVLPWLALAVTALWLTTVLVGVVAPPVRAWRRRLPFRTRVARAVRPVLTPIAAVVTWWLLAFRRAARRDRSRLAVRHAVTIPAPHRQVPRRWTDAARIVMADPMTWRDLAHTLVGPAYAVVACSTVAGMLVGGMSLLVATPSIAGGLLLFDLEAWAAMTSGLLLLSLSPWVAERLARGAVHLAVGVLSPGQDAAIRAELDDQRLRRQLAVDAAERERRRIERDLHDGAQQRLVALGITLGLARQALPDDPDAGAALVAEAHEEAKRALAELRDLSRGIHPAILGDLGLDAALSDLLRRSPVPTSIIVTVPERPPTAVESTAYFVVAEALTNVARHASAQRASVHIRRTDDLLVVEVADDGIGGADRSLGTGLAGLAERVEAHDGHLSVDSPVGGPTTVRAELPCGW; this is translated from the coding sequence ATGAGCGCCGTGGAGCAGCGCGAGCCGCTCGACGAGCCGGCGACCCCGCCGTGGGCGATCCCCGAACCGCCCCCGGCCTCGGCGTTCCCCGACCCCCCACGTCCGGCTCCGGTCGGACCGTCCGCGTGGGCGGAGAACCTCCGGCTGCCAGACCGTGCCCGTGCGCTGCGCCGGGACGTGGCATCCCTCCTCCAGCGACTGCTCCCCGGCCTGGTCGCCTACCCCCTCCTGGCCCTCGGCCTTGCCGCGGTCATCCCCTCCGGGGTGGCGCTCGGGTTCGCGACCGTGTTCGTGCTGCCCTGGCTGGCGCTCGCGGTCACGGCGCTGTGGCTCACGACGGTGCTGGTGGGCGTGGTCGCGCCGCCCGTCAGGGCGTGGCGTCGGCGGCTCCCGTTCCGCACCAGGGTGGCGCGCGCCGTCCGGCCGGTGCTGACGCCGATCGCCGCGGTGGTCACGTGGTGGCTCCTCGCGTTCCGCCGTGCTGCCAGACGTGACCGATCCCGCCTCGCCGTCCGGCACGCCGTGACGATCCCCGCGCCGCACCGCCAGGTGCCGCGGCGGTGGACCGACGCCGCACGCATCGTCATGGCCGATCCGATGACCTGGCGCGACCTCGCCCACACCCTCGTCGGCCCCGCCTACGCCGTCGTGGCGTGCAGCACCGTCGCCGGGATGCTGGTCGGCGGCATGTCCCTGCTCGTCGCCACCCCCTCCATCGCCGGTGGGCTGCTGCTGTTCGACCTCGAGGCGTGGGCGGCGATGACCTCCGGCCTCCTGCTCCTCTCGCTCTCGCCCTGGGTCGCCGAGCGCCTCGCACGCGGTGCGGTCCACCTCGCTGTCGGGGTGCTCTCCCCGGGTCAGGACGCAGCGATCCGCGCCGAGCTGGACGACCAGCGCCTCCGCCGCCAGCTCGCCGTCGACGCGGCCGAGCGCGAGCGGCGGCGCATCGAGCGCGACCTGCACGACGGCGCCCAGCAGCGGTTGGTGGCGCTCGGCATCACCCTCGGGTTGGCCCGCCAGGCCCTGCCCGACGACCCCGACGCCGGCGCGGCGCTCGTGGCCGAGGCCCACGAGGAGGCCAAGCGGGCCCTCGCCGAGCTCCGCGACCTCTCCCGCGGCATCCACCCGGCCATCCTCGGCGACCTCGGGCTCGACGCCGCGCTCTCCGACCTGCTCAGGCGGTCGCCCGTCCCCACCTCGATCATCGTCACCGTCCCCGAGCGGCCGCCCACCGCCGTCGAGTCCACGGCCTACTTCGTCGTCGCCGAAGCCCTCACGAACGTGGCCCGCCACGCGTCGGCGCAGCGCGCGTCGGTCCACATCAGGCGGACCGACGACCTCCTCGTCGTCGAGGTCGCTGACGACGGGATCGGCGGGGCGGATCGCAGCCTCGGCACCGGGCTCGCCGGCCTGGCCGAACGGGTCGAGGCGCACGACGGCCACCTCTCGGTCGACAGCCCCGTCGGGGGGCCGACCACGGTCCGCGCCGAGCTGCCGTGCGGCTGGTGA
- a CDS encoding response regulator, whose protein sequence is MRLVIAEDSVLLRAGLERLLTGAGHELAAAVGDGAALRRAVDAHAPDLVIADVRMPPTHTDEGLRAAVDVRTAHPGTPVLVLSQYVEERYAAELLADDGGGVGYLLKGRVMDVDDFLDAVDRVGAGEVVIDPEVVQQLLGRRRRAAPLARLTPRERDVLALMAEGRTNAAIAAELVVTDGAVEKHVRSIFAKLDLTSNPESNRRVLAVLTYLEG, encoded by the coding sequence GTGCGGCTGGTGATCGCCGAGGACTCCGTGCTCCTGCGCGCCGGGCTCGAGCGGCTGCTGACCGGTGCCGGCCACGAGCTCGCAGCCGCGGTGGGGGACGGGGCCGCGCTTCGCCGGGCCGTCGACGCCCACGCCCCGGACCTGGTCATCGCCGACGTCCGCATGCCCCCGACCCACACCGACGAGGGGCTCCGCGCTGCCGTCGACGTCCGCACCGCGCACCCGGGCACGCCGGTGCTGGTGCTGTCCCAGTACGTCGAGGAGCGCTACGCCGCCGAGTTGCTGGCCGACGACGGGGGAGGGGTGGGCTACCTGCTGAAGGGCCGCGTGATGGACGTCGACGACTTCCTCGACGCCGTCGACCGGGTCGGCGCCGGTGAGGTCGTGATCGATCCCGAGGTGGTCCAGCAGCTCCTCGGCCGCCGCCGGCGCGCCGCGCCGCTCGCCCGGTTGACCCCGAGAGAGCGGGACGTGCTCGCGCTCATGGCCGAGGGGCGGACCAACGCGGCGATCGCCGCCGAGCTGGTCGTCACCGACGGCGCGGTCGAGAAGCACGTCCGGAGCATCTTCGCCAAGCTCGACCTGACCTCCAACCCGGAGTCGAACCGCCGCGTCCTGGCCGTGCTGACCTACCTCGAGGGGTGA
- a CDS encoding ANTAR domain-containing protein — protein MREDADRHREHEIIDAFVELADTLASDFEVGELLTFLVHRCAHILEADVAGVLLEGPEGTLRLTAATSSAMDDIERAELASGVGPCIDAYRTCDQVIADDLSAHADRWPELVSQLGGFGMHAGFAFPIRLRDRCIGALNLYRRDTGSFAEDDRRLAQAFAHAAAIGILQEREVNAANLRAAQLQQALDTRVVIEQAKGIIAERHDLTPAQAFEVIRRHARSERRKVREVSQELLDGTLADIPVD, from the coding sequence ATGCGAGAAGACGCCGACCGCCACCGCGAGCACGAGATCATCGACGCGTTCGTCGAGCTGGCGGACACCCTCGCGAGCGATTTCGAGGTCGGTGAGCTCCTGACCTTCCTCGTCCACCGCTGCGCTCACATCCTGGAGGCCGACGTGGCCGGGGTCCTGCTCGAGGGGCCGGAGGGGACCCTGCGGCTGACCGCAGCCACCTCTTCGGCGATGGACGACATCGAGCGGGCAGAGCTCGCGTCGGGCGTCGGGCCGTGCATCGACGCGTATCGGACCTGCGACCAGGTCATCGCCGACGACCTCTCCGCCCACGCGGACCGCTGGCCGGAGCTCGTCAGCCAGCTCGGGGGGTTCGGGATGCACGCTGGCTTCGCGTTCCCCATCAGGCTGCGCGACCGGTGCATCGGGGCCCTCAACCTCTACCGGCGCGACACCGGGAGCTTCGCCGAGGACGACCGTCGCCTGGCCCAGGCCTTCGCCCACGCGGCCGCGATCGGGATCCTGCAGGAGCGCGAGGTGAACGCCGCCAACCTTCGGGCCGCACAGCTCCAGCAGGCGCTCGACACGCGCGTGGTCATCGAGCAGGCCAAGGGCATCATCGCCGAGCGGCACGACCTCACCCCCGCGCAGGCGTTCGAGGTGATCCGCCGCCACGCGCGGAGCGAGCGCCGCAAGGTCCGCGAGGTCAGCCAGGAGCTGCTCGACGGCACCCTGGCCGACATCCCGGTGGACTGA
- a CDS encoding MBOAT family protein, with protein sequence MLFPTIEFALFFVVVLTGSWLLMPRRGRWKLFILVASYVFYGWWNPRYCLLLAAVTIVNHVGATAISRLRAGRVRNLVLVGTVTVDLVVLGWFKYYGFFVVSAQNALSSLGLDVSLPLLQIVLPVGVSFFTFQAISYVVDVHRGDTEAVPLLDSAVYLSFFPQLVAGPIVRASELMPQLRRRQDPRAVDATRGFWLIAAGMFKKVVIANLLATELVDRVFANPERFNAVEVITAVYGYAVQIYADFSGYTDIAIGVALLLGFRFPDNFDRPYSAVTLQEFWRRWHMTLSRWLRDYLYIPLGGNRGAGRWSAERNIMITMLLGGLWHGAAWTFVLWGGIHGLWQVLERRGVIYGGVAPQGRQKIIRGLITFHVVCLAWIFFRAETFASAMALLGQLVTGWGVAPALDPSVPTFWIPLAIVLPLLAQLTPGDVGDRVMAVFSRRGVILQGVLLAGFLMVVETLGPVGVAPFIYFQF encoded by the coding sequence GTGCTGTTCCCCACCATCGAGTTCGCGCTCTTCTTCGTCGTCGTGCTGACGGGGTCGTGGCTGCTGATGCCCCGCAGGGGCCGGTGGAAGCTGTTCATCCTGGTCGCCTCGTACGTGTTCTACGGCTGGTGGAACCCGCGGTACTGCCTGCTGCTCGCGGCGGTCACGATCGTCAACCACGTGGGGGCGACCGCGATCTCCCGCCTGCGGGCGGGGAGGGTGCGGAACCTGGTGCTGGTCGGCACCGTCACCGTCGACCTGGTCGTCCTCGGGTGGTTCAAGTACTACGGGTTCTTCGTCGTGTCGGCGCAGAACGCCCTGTCGTCCCTCGGGCTCGACGTGAGCCTGCCGCTGCTGCAGATCGTCCTGCCGGTCGGCGTGTCGTTCTTCACCTTCCAGGCGATCAGCTACGTCGTCGACGTGCACCGCGGGGACACCGAGGCGGTGCCGCTGCTCGACTCCGCGGTCTACCTGTCGTTCTTCCCCCAGCTGGTCGCCGGCCCGATCGTGCGGGCGTCGGAGCTGATGCCCCAGCTGCGCCGCCGCCAGGACCCGCGGGCGGTCGACGCGACGCGCGGCTTCTGGCTGATCGCCGCCGGGATGTTCAAGAAGGTCGTGATCGCCAACCTGCTCGCCACCGAGCTGGTCGACCGGGTCTTCGCCAACCCCGAGCGGTTCAACGCCGTCGAGGTCATCACCGCCGTCTACGGCTACGCGGTGCAGATCTACGCCGACTTCTCCGGCTACACCGACATCGCGATCGGCGTCGCGCTGCTGCTGGGCTTCCGGTTCCCCGACAACTTCGACCGGCCCTACTCCGCGGTGACGCTGCAGGAGTTCTGGCGACGCTGGCACATGACCCTCTCCCGCTGGCTGCGGGACTACCTGTACATCCCCCTCGGCGGGAACCGCGGGGCGGGACGCTGGTCGGCCGAGCGCAACATCATGATCACCATGCTGCTCGGCGGGCTGTGGCACGGGGCGGCGTGGACGTTCGTGCTGTGGGGAGGGATCCACGGGCTGTGGCAGGTCCTCGAGCGCCGCGGGGTCATCTACGGCGGGGTCGCCCCGCAGGGACGGCAGAAGATCATCCGCGGGCTGATCACCTTCCACGTGGTCTGCCTCGCCTGGATCTTCTTCCGCGCCGAGACGTTCGCCTCGGCGATGGCCCTGCTCGGCCAGCTGGTCACCGGCTGGGGCGTCGCGCCGGCCCTGGACCCGTCGGTGCCGACGTTCTGGATCCCCCTCGCGATCGTCCTGCCGCTGCTCGCCCAGCTGACCCCCGGCGACGTCGGCGACCGGGTGATGGCGGTGTTCAGCCGCCGCGGCGTGATCCTGCAGGGCGTGCTCCTCGCGGGGTTCCTCATGGTGGTGGAGACGCTCGGCCCGGTCGGCGTCGCCCCCTTCATCTACTTCCAGTTCTGA